A genome region from Arachis duranensis cultivar V14167 chromosome 6, aradu.V14167.gnm2.J7QH, whole genome shotgun sequence includes the following:
- the LOC107494834 gene encoding F-box protein CPR1-like, whose amino-acid sequence MLFLYFLVFLLFFVVILLPRKSNEILSSKLALSRTKSRTKEKVSIEHLPEELLSNILSRLPSKELQKCKFVCKSWFHLIKDPHFVTKYYVVYNNHIVTNHDLFVIGRPFPSSKKTFISLLSCNSNDNITNKNKEHVPSKVLNPPCEYNSDHEYWTEIMGPCNGIYFLEGKPNLMMNPSLGQFKALPESHFATPFGGNSLMDYTGFGFDPKTNDYKVVVIKDLWIRARGEEHLGWWRTELYSLNSNSWRRLDAVLPLPIEIWSSSRVYTLVNNCCHWLGYVEDEFGKRKDVVLAFDMVNETFRKIHVPRVRDCWEESSATLVPRDEPARIGMVVHSVKRYDVWVMKDYWNQESWVKVYSVGPVEVISTLVGICGRDQFLWKNNNEELVMYEAESGKVKCLQVFGKNDSLRAARYMESILSLHRGNEFSGQCVSIDWVHDR is encoded by the coding sequence ATGCTCTTCCTATACTTTCTTGTCTTCCTTTTGTTTTTCGTGGTAATACTCTTGCCAAGGAAGAGTAACGAAATTCTTAGTTCAAAATTAGCTCTATCCAGAACCAAAAGCCGAACCAAAGAGAAGGTTAGCATAGAGCATTTGCCAGAGGAATTGTTATCCAACATCCTCTCAAGGTTACCATCGAAAGAGTTGCAGAAATGTAAGTTTGTTTGCAAGTCATGGTTCCATCTCATAAAGGATCCTCATTTTGTTACCAAGTACTATGTTGTCTACAACAACCACATAGTAACAAATCATGATCTCTTTGTCATTGGCAGACCCTTTCCTTCTAGCAAGAAAACATTCATTTCTTTGCTTTCTTGTAATAGTAATGATAATATTaccaacaaaaacaaagaacatgTTCCCTCTAAGGTTCTAAACCCTCCTTGTGAATACAATTCTGATCACGAATATTGGACCGAAATCATGGGTCCTTGCAATGGCATATATTTCCTAGAAGGCAAACCAAATTTGATGATGAACCCTTCTTTGGGACAGTTCAAGGCTTTGCCAGAATCCCATTTCGCAACACCCTTTGGTGGAAATTCTTTAATGGATTACACCGGATTCGGCTTTGATCCAAAAACCAACGACTATAAAGTTGTTGTGATCAAGGATCTTTGGATTAGGGCAAGAGGTGAAGAACATCTTGGGTGGTGGAGAACAGAGTTATACAGCCTTAACTCTAACTCATGGAGAAGGCTTGATGCTGTTCTTCCACTTCCCATTGAAATTTGGAGCTCTTCTCGTGTCTACACTTTGGTGAACAATTGTTGTCACTGGTTGGGTTACGTTGAAGATGAGTTTGGTAAAAGAAAAGATGTGGTTCTAGCATTTGACATGGTTAATGAAACCTTCAGAAAGATTCATGTACCGAGAGTACGAGATTGTTGGGAAGAATCCTCGGCCACGCTTGTCCCACGTGACGAGCCGGCTCGAATTGGCATGGTTGTTCACTCAGTGAAACGCTATGATGTGTGGGTGATGAAAGATTATTGGAACCAAGAGTCTTGGGTTAAGGTATACAGTGTTGGACCCGTGGAAGTGATTTCAACGCTTGTGGGGATTTGTGGGAGAGACCAATTTCTTTGGAAAAACAACAATGAAGAGTTGGTGATGTATGAAGCTGAATCAGGGAAAGTAAAATGTCTCCAAGTTTTTGGTAAGAATGATTCACTAAGAGCTGCTAGATATATGGAAAGCATTCTTTCACTTCACAGGGGAAACGAGTTTAGTGGACAGTGTGTTTCAATTGATTGGGTCCATGATCGTTGA